The Agreia sp. COWG nucleotide sequence GGATGCCGCGGCGCACGTCGCGGGCGCGCTGCTCCGGTCGTTCCGCGAGGCGGCCGAGCCCGTCGTCCACATCTTTCACGTATCGACCGACGCGAACGCGACGTTCTTCGTTCCCGGCACCGACGGCATCCGGATTCACGATCTCGTAGCGCCGCAGGAGCACGAGGTCGTGCTCGAGAAGCACGAGCCGAACAGTTTCATCGGCACGGGGCTGGCTGAGATCCTCGCCGACGACGGCATCGACGAGCTGGTGATCGTGGGAATGATGAGCAGCATGTGCGTCGACTCGACCACGCGAGCCGCGTCGGAGCTCGGCCTCACGGTGACGGTGGTTCACGACGGCTGCGCCGCGCCCGACCTCACCTTCGGCGAGACGGTCGTGCCCGGAGCTGTCGTGCACGCGTCGTTCATGGCTGCTCTCGACGGCAGCTTCGCCACGGTGGTCTCGAGCCGGGAGTTTCTCGCCGCGTAGGGCCGTGGAGCCCTAGGCGAGCTGCCTCGCGTAGCAGAGCGATCGCTCGATACCCGCGTAGGCACCGAAGTTGGCGGTGCGAACGTAGCCCTCGCGCTCGTAGAAGCGCACGGCATCGGGCTGAGCGGTTCCGGTCTCGAGTCTCAGTGTCGTGCAGCCCCGCTTCATGGCACGTGCCTCGAGCTCGCGAAGAATCGCCGTGGAGACGCCGGATCCCCTGGCGTGCTGCACCACGAACATGCGCTTGAGCTCAGCGGTGCCATCGTCGAGCATGCGCAGGCCGCCGCAGCCGAGGGCCTCGCCGCTGGTCTCGTCGTAGGCGATGACGAACTCGCTCATATCTGCGGCGGTCGGCTTGATGCCGGGCTCTGTATCTCCGCCGTACCGCACGTCGAGTTCACTGCGCTGGGCCGCACGCAGCTCGACGGCGTCGGGATGTTCGAACGGAGTGGAGCGAATCGACAGGGATGCGGGTGAGGTCACCGTGAAACGCTACTCTTTTTCAGTCATGCCCCCGCTCACCCCCACCACAACCACAACCACAACCATCGTCGGCGGCGCCAACTACCCGGCCGAGCTGGTGGCTGCCGTCGTGCGCGCGACCGAGGCAGCTGCATCCGCGTGTCTCCCGCTCGTCGGCTCCGGCGACAAGAACGCGGTCGACGAGCTGGCGGTCTCGGCGATGCGGGAGGCCCTCGCCCTGGCCCCCTTCGACGGCACGGTGGTCATCGGTGAGGGCGAGAAAGACGAGGCCCCGATGCTCGCGAATGGCGAGCGGCTCGGAACGGGCGACGGGCCGGGCGTGGACATCGCTGTCGATCCGCTCGA carries:
- a CDS encoding cysteine hydrolase family protein, which codes for MTRALLIIDIQNDYFTGGAFPLVEPDAAAHVAGALLRSFREAAEPVVHIFHVSTDANATFFVPGTDGIRIHDLVAPQEHEVVLEKHEPNSFIGTGLAEILADDGIDELVIVGMMSSMCVDSTTRAASELGLTVTVVHDGCAAPDLTFGETVVPGAVVHASFMAALDGSFATVVSSREFLAA
- a CDS encoding GNAT family N-acetyltransferase — translated: MTSPASLSIRSTPFEHPDAVELRAAQRSELDVRYGGDTEPGIKPTAADMSEFVIAYDETSGEALGCGGLRMLDDGTAELKRMFVVQHARGSGVSTAILRELEARAMKRGCTTLRLETGTAQPDAVRFYEREGYVRTANFGAYAGIERSLCYARQLA